The Balaenoptera acutorostrata chromosome 10, mBalAcu1.1, whole genome shotgun sequence genome has a window encoding:
- the ADGRF1 gene encoding adhesion G-protein coupled receptor F1 isoform X3: MKDLQKTFWIHLLLYTPNIPLELKFKNGSIIAGYEVVGSSNTSELLSGIEQAAKKAKTGLHQLFPLEDNSFRVFGKAQCNSIVFGFGSKNDKYTLPCSSGYSGSITARCQSSGWHVLRETCVLSELEELKKDFSVIASNATEATVSSLVQNLSMVIQENPSTTAGNLASVVSILGNISSLSLERHFNVSISTMENVINISDHVLNSASVTNWTVLLQKEKNAGSQLLESLENISVLVPSTALPLEFSREFINWKGIPASSNQSNLGYNYQTEMFPENTSIPIRGHALIRSDQFQKPLPETIISMTSLTLGNILPVTKNGNAQVNGPVISMVIPNYSINEIFLTFSKIESNLSQPHCVFWDFNHSQWNDNGCHLVNETPDSVTCRCTHLTSFSMLMSPSVPPAIVPVVKWITFVGLGVSIGSLLLCLTIEALFWKQVNKSQTSHTRHICMVNIALCLLIADIWFIVAATVDTTANPSGVCTAAVFFTHFFYLSLFFWMLMLGFLLAYRVILVFHHMATPLLVAVGFCLGYGCPLIISIITIVVTQPSNGYERKDVCWLNWSDGSKPLLALAGPALTIVAVNLVVVLLVLTRLWRPAVGERLTQDSKATVVRMGRSLLVLTPLLGLTWGFGIGTMVDSRNLAWHVIFASLNASQGFFILCFGMLLDSKLRQLLLNKLSPLSFWNQASKQNSSDSSVKPRFKKTFNPFQHERKYVLSYTGESSNDIMLTQFSSSE, from the exons AAATGGAAGCATCATTGCTGGGTATGAAGTTGTTGGTTCCAGCAACACATCTGAACTGCTGTCAGGCATTGAGCAGGCGGCGAAGAAGGCTAAGACAGGCCTGCATCAGCTGTTTCCACTAGAAGACAACTCTTTCAGAGTGTTCGGAAAAG CCCAGTGTAACAGCATAGTCTTTGGATTTGGGTCTAAGAATGATAAGTATACTCTTCCCTGTAGCAGCGGCTACTCCGGAAGCATCACGGCCAGGTGCCAGTCCTCTGGGTGGCATGTCCTCAGGGAGACGTGTGTGCTCTCTGAGCTGGAAGAACTGAAGAAG GATTTCAGTGTGATTGCCAGCAACGCCACTGAGGCAACCGTGTCATCCTTGGTGCAGAATCTGTCAATGGTCATTCAGGAAAACCCATCAACCACAGCCGGGAATCTGGCTTCTGTGGTGTCAATTCTGGGCAATATCTCGTCCCTGTCCCTAGAAAGACACTTCAATGTGTCCATTTCGACAATGGAG AATGTCATCAATATATCTGACCACGTCCTTAATTCTGCCTCGGTAACCAACTGGACAGTGTtacttcagaaagaaaagaatgccGGATCCCAGTTACTAGAGTCACTGGAAAACATCAGCGTTCTGGTCCCTTCGACAGCTCTGCCTCTGGAATTTTCTCGAGAATTCATTAACTGGAAAGGGATTCCAGCATCCTCAAATCAAAGCAATTTGGGTTACAACTATCAGACTGAAATGTTCCCAGAAAATACCTCCATTCCCATCAGAGGCCATGCATTAATTAGGTCAGACCAATTCCAGAAGCCCCTTCCAGAAACTATCATCAGCATGACCTCTTTGACCCTGGGGAACATTCTACCTGTTACCAAAAATGGAAATGCTCAGGTCAATGGGCCCGTGATATCCATGGTTATCCCAAACTATTCCATCAATGAAATTTTCCTGACTTTTTCCAAGATAGAATCAAATCTGAGCCAGCCTCATTGTGTGTTTTGGGATTTCAACCATTCGCAGTGGAACGATAATGGCTGCCACCTAGTGAATGAAACTCCAGACTCGGTGACGTGCCGCTGTACTCACCTGACCTCCTTCTCCATGCTGATGTCACCCTCTGTCCCCCCTGCCATCGTTCCCGTTGTGAAATGGATCACCTTTGTGGGACTGGGGGTCTCCATCGGAAGTCTCCTCTTATGCCTGACCATCGAAGCTCTGTTTTGGAAGCAGGTCAACAAAAGCCAAACCTCACACACGCGTCACATTTGCATGGTGAACATAGCCCTGTGCCTCCTGATCGCAGACATCTGGTTTATTGTCGCTGCCACCGTGGACACCACGGCAAACCCTTCTGGAGTCTGCACAGCTGCAGTGTTCTTTACACACTTTTTCTACCTCTCCTTGTTCTTTTGGATGCTTATGCTCGGCTTCCTGCTGGCTTATCGGGTTATCCTCGTGTTCCACCACATGGCCACGCCTTTGTTGGTGGCTGTCGGGTTCTGCCTGGGCTACGGGTGTCCTCTCATTATATCCATCATCACCATTGTGGTCACACAACCCAGCAATGGCTATGAAAGGAAAGATGTGTGTTGGCTTAACTGGTCCGATGGGAGCAAACCTCTCTTGGCCTTGGCGGGTCCTGCCCTGACTATTGTGGCTGTGAACTTGGTGGTGGTCCTGTTAGTTCTCACGAGGCTCTGGAGGCCCGCTGTTGGAGAAAGGCTGACTCAGGACAGCAAGGCCACTGTCGTCCGCATGGGCAGGAGCCTCCTCGTTCTGACCCCCCTGCTAGGGCTCACCTGGGGATTTGGCATAGGAACAATGGTTGACAGCCGGAATCTGGCCTGGCATGTTATTTTCGCATCACTCAATGCATCCCAG ggCTTTTTCATCTTATGTTTTGGAATGCTCTTGGATAGTAAG CTGCGACAGCTGCTACTCAACAAGTTGTCTCCTTTAAGCTTTTGGAACCAAGCATCAAAG CAAAACTCATCAGATTCATCTGTCAAACCCAGATTCAAAAAGACTTTCAACCCATTCCAACACGAAC gcaAATATGTACTTTCTTATACTGGAGAGTCCTCAAACGACATCATGCTAACTCAGTTTTCATCATCTGAATAA